Below is a genomic region from Orenia metallireducens.
TGTTGCATCTCTTACTTGACTAACGCTTCCAGGAGCAGATTCTAAATTTGGGTTATATATGGTTTGAATCGAATCAATAATTAATAGGTCGGGATTTAACTCTTCAACGTTATTGACAATAGTTAATAAATTTGTTTCTGCTAATATATACATACTTGAATTAATAGTTTCTAATCTATCAGCTCGTAATTTTATTTGCCTTGGTGACTCTTCTCCTGATATGTATAATACCTTATCATATATCTGACTAACATTATAGGATGTTTGCAATAAAAGGGTGGATTTACCTATCCCAGGATCTCCTCCAATTAAAATTAAAGATCCTGGTACAATTCCTCCACCTAACACCCTATCTAACTCTGAAAATCCAGTCTTCTTTCTATCTTCTGATTCAATCTCTATCTCGTTTATCTTTTCTGGTCTTATATTCGTAGTTACCTGTGCTTCCTTCTTCTGTTCTTTAGTATCAATAATCTCTTCAACTAATGTATTCCAACTATTACAACCTAAGCACTTTCCACTCCATCTTAGAGCTTGATAACCACATTCTTGACATATATATCTTTTTTTATTTTTTGCCATTAAAAAATCACCTAATCAAATAATTAATAGTCCGCAATTTATTATAACATTTTTTTGTAAAATTAACAAGTAAGCAACCTTTCATGAAATTTTAAGTTTAATAGTTTTATAAAGTTTTTAACTGCTACTAAGTAGAAAAATATACTTATAATATAAATTATTAATACTTTAAAATGATATAAAAAGAAAGCAGGGTGAGTCCACCGCTGCCCTCTTTTACTATTTAGTAAATTTTAAACTATTATTCTCAAGGTCTATCTTGATAGTATCACCATCATCAAATTCTTTTGATAAGAATTTTTCAGCAAGAGGATTCTCCACAAGGCGTCTTATAGTTCTACGTAAAGGTCTTGCACCAAACTCCTTATCATATCCTTCTTTAGCGAGCATCTCTTTAGCTGCTTGACTAATCTCTATCCTTATATTACGCTCTTTTAACCTATCTTCTAATTCTTCTAGCATTAAATCTACAATTTCTTTAATATGCTCTTCATCTAAAGCATGAAAAACGATAATTTCATCTAACCTATTTAAAAATTCTGGTCTAAACATATCTTTTAATTTAGATTTTACCCTATCTTTCATCTCTTCATATTCTTTATTCTTTATATCAGGCTCAATAGTTTTAAATCCAAGATTACCAGATTTATTTTGAATAACATTAGCTCCTACATTTGAAGTCATGATTAAAACGGTATTTCTAAAGTCTACAGTTCTACCTTGTGAATCTGTCAATTGACCATCTTCAAGTACCTGCAATAATATATTGAAGACTTCAGGATGAGCCTTTTCAATCTCATCAAATAAAATAACCGCATAAGGTCGGCGCCTTACCTTTTCAGTTAATTGCCCACCTTCTTCATGACCAACATAACCTGGAGGAGCACCAACCAATCTAGAGACTGAATGTTTTTCCATATATTCTGACATATCAATTCTAATCATTGCATCTTCATCATCGAACATTACTTCAGCTAATGTTTTAGCTAATTCTGTCTTACCTACACCTGTTGGACCTAAGAAGATAAATGAACCAATCGGTCTTTTAGGATCTTTTAATCCTGCTCTAGATCTTCTGATTGCTTGGGAAACAGCATAAACTGCTTCATCTTGACCTATAACTCTATTATGAAGTTCCTCTTCTAAATTAAGTAATTTATCAGATTCTTCTTCGGCTAATTTCATAACAGGAATACCAGTCCAATCAGAGACTACCCTAGCAACACTTTCACGAGTAATATCAGTATTATTCATACCCTTTTCATTCTTCCACTCTGTCTTTATCTCCTCTAATCTTTCTTTAATATGCTTTTCCTTATCTCTTAATTTAGCAGCTGCTTCAAATTCTTGAGCTTTAATAGTGGCTTCTTTCTCTTGTTGAATCTTTTCTAACTCTTTATCTAACTCTTTTATCTCATTTGGAGCAGTATTTTGCTGTAGTCTAGCTTTAGAACCTGCTTCATCTATCAAATCAATCGCTTTATCAGGTAAGAACCGGTCCGTAATATAACGATGAGATAATTCTGCCGCTGCATTAATAGCATCATCGGTAATTTTAACTCTGTGATGAGCTTCATAAGCATCACGTAATCCCTTTAAAATTTCTTTGGTATCTTCTACACTAGGCTCTTCAACTATAACTGATTGGAATCTTCTTTCTAAAGCAGAGTCTTTTTCAATATATTTACGATATTCATTTAAAGTTGTAGCTCCTATAGTCTGTAACTCACCTCTAGCTAATGGTGGTTTTAAAATATTAGCAGCATCAATAGCACCTTCTGCTCCTCCTGCCCCTACCAAAGTGTGCAATTCATCAATAAATAAGATAGTATTTCCAGACTCTTTAATCTCATTCATTACTGATTTTAATCTCTTCTCAAATTCTCCCCTATATTTAGAACCAGCTAATAGAGAGCTTAAATCTAAGGCAAGTACTCTTTTATTCATTAAAGTTTCAGGAACATCACCTTCTACAATTCTCTGAGCCAACCCTTCTACAATAGCGGTCTTTCCTACACCTGGTTCACCTATCAAAC
It encodes:
- a CDS encoding ATP-dependent Clp protease ATP-binding subunit; translated protein: MIFSRFTDRSRKVMALSQEEAKRFNHNYIGTEHLLLGLIKEGEGIAAKALKASGFSLEQLRKKVEEMIGKGNEEVADNNLPFTPRTKKVLNLSLEEARRLGHNYIGTEHLLLGLLKEGEGIAARVLNEEGAEFNKIQSEIIKLLGGTNISGKGNYSPKSSSKNLQQFSTDLTQLASENQLDPVIGRSREIERVIQILSRRKKNNPCLIGEPGVGKTAIVEGLAQRIVEGDVPETLMNKRVLALDLSSLLAGSKYRGEFEKRLKSVMNEIKESGNTILFIDELHTLVGAGGAEGAIDAANILKPPLARGELQTIGATTLNEYRKYIEKDSALERRFQSVIVEEPSVEDTKEILKGLRDAYEAHHRVKITDDAINAAAELSHRYITDRFLPDKAIDLIDEAGSKARLQQNTAPNEIKELDKELEKIQQEKEATIKAQEFEAAAKLRDKEKHIKERLEEIKTEWKNEKGMNNTDITRESVARVVSDWTGIPVMKLAEEESDKLLNLEEELHNRVIGQDEAVYAVSQAIRRSRAGLKDPKRPIGSFIFLGPTGVGKTELAKTLAEVMFDDEDAMIRIDMSEYMEKHSVSRLVGAPPGYVGHEEGGQLTEKVRRRPYAVILFDEIEKAHPEVFNILLQVLEDGQLTDSQGRTVDFRNTVLIMTSNVGANVIQNKSGNLGFKTIEPDIKNKEYEEMKDRVKSKLKDMFRPEFLNRLDEIIVFHALDEEHIKEIVDLMLEELEDRLKERNIRIEISQAAKEMLAKEGYDKEFGARPLRRTIRRLVENPLAEKFLSKEFDDGDTIKIDLENNSLKFTK